gtgacgggtttctaacaccctatcaagttcaatacgaaagtcacttggtaggaaagagatcatagcttaaatgtcactaagtgttaattcaagtcgaaagacattggcacctattcaattgttttgttttgcccaaaaccaatatccttctcctttttcctttcttttccgcatattcgaacctgtgggggattgttggaaattctcattgggaaacacaaagggaaaaaagtgagtgaaaataaagagtcccacatggaaaaaaactcttcatattctccttgtttattaattggggaatgagtgtaactcttgtttaagaaagtgtgagagtggtatgggtggacacatcacacacacgcgcgcgcgcgctgggccgggctcgggccgtgggccgtgggccttgggccttggtacttggtaatctgtattgattatgtaaccgttggattaattaccattaattgcGTCAGTTACAACATTGATTAAATCAGATTTCGGATTCTTTCAAAAATATATAATTCATTCACACAAAAATACGAAAAATACATTTCCTCTCTCAAACaaaaaaattgctctcggttttgggcatatgttctgactccatccggctttgtgagtgcacacaacgtcggagttgcgctaatcctggagggcgaccgcattctgttctgcTGCACCGGGAAGTAGCGTGAAATCGTCTTTTacgacagtgggtgtccacgacgcaacaattgttcttcgttcagttcatcgaatcagataagtttgttctaatttttggtttaatcgcaacaatcaataatatttttattctgGAAATTTGACTATCCTTTGTTTATATAGTATATATATACTCAGCCAGAGGTCAATGTTTCCCATGCAGACAAACAATCCTGAACCccttcacacaaaaaaaaaagataaaaaggTGATTAATTAGGTTTCTCTAGAAAAATAAACTCAGACAAAAAGATGGGAAGAAAACCCTGCTGTGACAAAGAAGGTCTGAAAAAAGGTCCATGGACATCTGAGGAAGATCAGAAGCTTATTGACTACATCCAGACATATGGTCCTGGCAACTGGAGATCTCTTCCAAACAAAGCAGGTAGCTTATATGTCAACTATGTTATTTGGACTCTTCATTCTTGACACGGATATACTCCGTACCAATTAGTCCGAGTAACACTACTGTTTTTTCAATACTACTACTGTTTTTTCAGTGTGTAATCCTGCTAGTACATGTGCAATTCTAAATGACTTTCTTTGTATGCAGGTCTCAAAAGGTGTGGTAAGAGCTGCCGTCTACGGTGGGCAAACTATCTCAGGCCAGACATCAAAAGGGGAAATTTTTcatttgaagaagaagagacCATAATTCAACTCCATAGTATATTAGGAAACAAGTAATTCAATTCTATCTTCTACTATATAAAGCATTCATTTTCATACAAAGTTGTTATCATAATAGacatggaattaatgatatcctTACTATTTGATAAAATTTGCAGATGGTCTGCAATTGCTGCTAGATTACCAGGACGAACAGACAATGAGATCAAGAATCATTGGAACACTCACATTCGAAAGAAGTTGATTCGAATGGGAATCGACCCTGTAACTCATGGCCCTCGCCTCGATTATTTTGACCTTTCATCCATGCTCTACACTCCTCAGAATTCATCCTTGCTGAACTTGCCTGCTATCTTGCTTAATCTTCAGAACCTCCTAAACCCAGAACTTCTGAGATTGGCCACTTCACAAAATGGAATCCCAAACTTCAGCAGAATTCAAAACCAAAATCTTAGCAATATCTTAGTCAATGGCCCAGATCATCCAATTCCAACCTCACAGACTGTTAATCAAGTTGTTGAACCCTGCATGCAAAATATGCCATCTTTTAACGGTTTGTTATGCGCTTCATCAACAGACAACTCAGGCTTTATGTCGAACAACAGCTACCAGAGTTTTAGCAACGGCAGCAGCTTCTCTACAGAGCTGTCGC
This Spinacia oleracea cultivar Varoflay chromosome 6, BTI_SOV_V1, whole genome shotgun sequence DNA region includes the following protein-coding sequences:
- the LOC110787327 gene encoding transcription factor MYB41, with the protein product MGRKPCCDKEGLKKGPWTSEEDQKLIDYIQTYGPGNWRSLPNKAGLKRCGKSCRLRWANYLRPDIKRGNFSFEEEETIIQLHSILGNKWSAIAARLPGRTDNEIKNHWNTHIRKKLIRMGIDPVTHGPRLDYFDLSSMLYTPQNSSLLNLPAILLNLQNLLNPELLRLATSQNGIPNFSRIQNQNLSNILVNGPDHPIPTSQTVNQVVEPCMQNMPSFNGLLCASSTDNSGFMSNNSYQSFSNGSSFSTELSPLSSSLLHPIDSSPTYLNSHTSTEDEIDSYFSNVENLLQTSIL